The Argentina anserina chromosome 3, drPotAnse1.1, whole genome shotgun sequence genome includes a region encoding these proteins:
- the LOC126787419 gene encoding WUSCHEL-related homeobox 2, whose amino-acid sequence MDGKNQHPKKGVLAQGVGLENTNRWNPTKEQITMLENLYEQGVRTPSAEFIQAVTARLRAYGHIEGKNVFYWFQNHKARQRQKEKQEASLAYFNRFLHTAAASQYPLFTPHPEYPCANVACSPYYVPPVPSEVGVYPQSHQKVPPQSVGAKRRPRIEKLDVPTRTCLNGGGGYEPMRHGYGRGNRCSTVDVNDVNTDIIRNSDDPETLLLFPLTPTCLLQDRDESPSSSSANCARSSTASISSSGIFEGHGYQPGFYDFFSGGQGSCDRLN is encoded by the exons ATGGATGGGAAGAATCAGCACCCAAAGAAAGGTGTATTGGCACAGGGAGTGGGACTGGAGAACACAAATAGGTGGAATCCGACTAAGGAGCAAATAACTATGCTGGAAAATCTGTATGAGCAAGGGGTGAGGACTCCGAGTGCGGAGTTCATACAGGCCGTGACGGCGAGGCTGAGAGCTTACGGGCATATTGAGGGTAAGAATGTGTTTTATTGGTTTCAGAATCATAAGGCGAGGCAGAGACAGAAAGAGAAGCAGGAGGCTAGCTTAGCTTATTTCAACCGCTTTCTCCACACGGCGGCGGCCTCTCAATACCCGTTATTTACTCCTCATCCCGAATATCCTTGCGCAAATG tggcCTGCAGCCCCTATTATGTGCCGCCAGTTCCAAGTGAAGTAGGGGTTTATCCACAATCTCATCAAAAGGTGCCTCCACAATCTGTTGGGGCCAAGAGAAGACCAAGAATAGAGAAACTGGATGTGCCAACAAGAACTTGCCTTAACGGTGGTGGAGGGTATGAGCCAATGCGCCATGGATATGGCAGAGGGAACCGCTGCAGTACTGTTGATGTCAATGACGTAAACACTGACATAATACGCAACTCTGATGATCCAGAGACATTGCTACTGTTTCCTTTGACACCCACATGCCTCCTACAAGACAGAGATGAAAGTCCTTCTAGTTCATCTGCTAACTGTGCTCGAAGTTCGACTGCTTCCATTAGCTCTTCTGGGATCTTCGAGGGTCATGGGTACCAGCCAGGTTTCTACGATTTTTTCAGTGGAGGACAAGGCAGCTGTGACAGATTGAACTGA